The DNA sequence GTACGAGGACCTCGTCCAGCGTTTGGAGCCGGTCATCATGGAGCTGGAGAGACAGGAGAACGTCCTCGTCATCTGTCACCAGGCCGTCATGAGATGTCTCCTGGCTTACTTCCTGGACAAAACTGCTGgtgagggacacagagacactgctCAGGTCTCACCGTCACAACTTTTTGATGCTCCAAAATCTGCCGGCAGAGGACGCCAGCAGACTCAGTCAGGTTcaccacattttgttttgttttttgtctctttttgtcagACGAGCTGCCGTACCTGAAGTGTCCTCTCCACACGGTGCTGAAACTGACTCCAGTGGCCTACGGTCAGTGTCTCTGCTGGACATGtctttctcacacactctcagctCCTCGTCTTCGTCTCCTGTCGGGTTCCCACGGCTCTCTTTCTGTCATCTGCGACTCGACTCCagaaactttaaatgttttcatcagaCACACGTGAAGACGtccctttgtttatttttgtctctcagGTTGCAAAGTGGAGTCTGTCTTCCTCAACATCGAAGCTGTCAACACGCACAGAGACAAACCTGTGGTaaatgaaattttttaaaagttttctcaGAGATGGGTATTGATTTCTGTCTTGCTCTGTCTCTAAGTTGCAcaatagcacttttttttatcgtgttttatgttttactgtttgtaaGCAGCTCTGAAATAAATTATCTATC is a window from the Plectropomus leopardus isolate mb unplaced genomic scaffold, YSFRI_Pleo_2.0 unplaced_scaffold26227, whole genome shotgun sequence genome containing:
- the LOC121966891 gene encoding 6-phosphofructo-2-kinase/fructose-2,6-bisphosphatase 1-like, with the translated sequence FASALGTYMRGQCISDLKVWTSHMKRTIQTAEALGVPYEQWKALNEIDAGVCEEMMYEEIQQNYPEEFALRDQDKYRYRYPKGESYEDLVQRLEPVIMELERQENVLVICHQAVMRCLLAYFLDKTADELPYLKCPLHTVLKLTPVAYGCKVESVFLNIEAVNTHRDKPV